In Methanocella paludicola SANAE, the sequence TCGCTATTGCTCATGGCGCCGCTCTCGCTCTTCTTCAGGCACTTCAACGGCCCCATACAGGACTACATGGGCCTCATCCTTATCGCGATATCTGGGCTGGTGATCCTATCGAATAAAGGTACGGGGCCGTTCGCGGGGGCTCCTGAAAGGCTGAAGGCCGTCGCCTGGGCAGCCGCCATATTCCTGGCTTGCGGTTTCCTCGGCCTGGCGGCGTTCGGCGCCGAGGGGCTGCTCTCCCCTCTCATACACATCGCCGCGCCCGAGATGCTCCTGCCGCTCCTGTCGGGGCTGTTCGGCGCTCCGACGCTTCTCCTCAGCCTGCGCTCCACGCCGATCATGCCTCCCCAGTACAAGAGCACGCTATCGCTGCCGGCCGGGGATGTCCTGAGGGGAGCGGCCGCGGGCACGGCTGCAGGCGCCCTGGTATCCTGGTTCCCGGCGGTGAGCACTGGAGTGGCGACCACCATAACCGGCATGTTCTCGAAAAAGAGCGAGGCCGACGACAGGAAGTACCTCGTTTCCGTCTCTGGCGTGAATACGGCCAACGCCGTCTTCTCGCTGGTGGCCCTGTACGTCATCGGCCACCCCAGGAGCGGCGCTGTAGCGGCCGCCCAGGCGGTCATCGGAGCCATCGACTTTCGGACGTTCATGCTGCTGGCATTCGCCATGTGCCTTGCGGGGGCGCTGTCGTACCCGGTAACGATGCTAGCAGGCGGCGTCGCCGCCGCAGTGTTCGCGAAAATTAACTACGGCCTGCTCAACACCACGGTACTGGCATTCCTTGGGGCAATGAGCCTGACAATGACGGGATTCCTGGGGTTCGCGGTCTTTGTGCTGGCGGCAATGCTCGGGCTGGCGCCCCACCTGGTTAACGTGAGGAAGACGTGCCTGATGGGGGTGCTCCTCGTTCCCTGCATCCTCTATTTTATCTGAGGCCGCGTCTAAAGGCTTATATCCTCCGTCGTGTTATTAAGTTCGATAATACATGGTACGAATAGCGCTGCCCAACAAAGGAAGGATATACGAGCCGATCATGGACCTGTTCGAGCGGGCGGGGCTGCATGTCGTGGACCACTCTTCGCGGAGCCTTTTCGCGAAGACCGTGGACGATGATATCTCGCTTTTGTTCGCCCGGGCGAGGGACATTCCCGAGTACGTGGAGAACGGCGCCGCTGACCTGGGCATCACCGGCGAGGACTTCATCCGTGAGTCAGGGGCGAGCGTCGAGACGCTCCTCGACATAGGCATCGGCAAGGCCGACCTGGTGCTGGCAGTGCCGGACGAGTCGGGCATCGGCCGGGCGGAGCAGCTTGCCGGAAAGAAGATCGCCACCGAGTTCCCCGAAGTGACCGGGAAATTTTTCGAGTCAAAGGGCATCAAGGTGCACGTCGTCGAGGTCTCGGGGGCCACCGAGGTCACGCCCCATATCGGGGTCGCCGACGCGATAGTGGACCTGACGTCCAGCGGCACCACGCTGTCCATGAACCATCTGGTAGTCATCGAGCACGTGCTGCGCACCTCGCAGCGGCTCATCGCGAGCAGGGAGAGCCTGGAGAGGCACCCGAAGAAGGTCTCCGAGATCAAGCTGGCGCTGGAGAGCGTCATCGAGGCCAAAGGCAAGCGCTACTTAATGATGAACGTTCCCGCGACCTCGCTGGAAGAAGTGAAGAAGAAGCTCCCCGGCCTTTCGGGCCCGACGGTGATGAAGGTCGAGTCAAACTCGCCCATGTGCGCGGTCCACGCGGTCGTCCCGGAGAGGGAGATCTACAAGGTCGTCAACGAGCTGAAGAGCGTAGGCGCGCGGGACATCCTCATCGTGCCCATCGAGCGCATCGTTCGCTAAAAGGAGGATCATGATCGACTGGAAGAAGTGGAGGCACGTGACCAAGCTGGACCCGGATAAGCCCATCACGCCGAAGGCGGTGGCGGAGATAGTGGACTCCGGGACGGACGCCATCATGGTCTCCGGCACGCAGAACATCACGAAGGAGAACGTCGCCCGCCTGGCTGAAATGCTCAAGGACTACAGTATCCCTAAAGTGCTGGAGCCCTCGGGCACGGACGGCCTGCGGGACGATATGGACCTGCTCTTCGTGCCCTCCGTGCTGAACACCGACGTGGCCTTCTGGTTCATGGGCGCCCACAAGATATGGGTACAGCACTTCGACATCGACTGGGACAGGGTCGTGCCCGAGGCGTACATCGTATTAAACCCCAGGTCCGCCGTGGCCATCGTCACGAAGGCGAAGACAGAGATAACGCCGCGCGAGGCGGCCGCCTACGCGGAGTGCGCGGACCGGTTCTTCCACTTCCCCGTCGTGTACGTCGAGTACAGCGGCACGTTTGGCGAGCCTTCGCTGGTAAAAAGCGTCAAGGAGAGGCTGCACGATGCCCGGCTGTTCTATGGCGGGGGCATCAACTCCCGGGAAAAGGCGGAGGAGATGGCGCAGCACGCTGACACCATCGTAGTGGGGAACGCCGTATACGAGTCGGGCGGAATTGAGAAGCTCAAGGAAACCATTGTAAGATAAACACTTTTTTATTTATAGAGTCGCAGCCGGTAAGTAAAAAGCCGGTAATCGATGTCGTACTTTTTGAACCTTGAGCCCGAGGCCAGCTCGCCCAGGGACTTCTCGTCGTAGAAGTGCTCGGTGAACGTGTGCAGGTGCATGAACGTGGGGGCGAAGAAGCCGTATCGCCGTTTCAGGTCCTCCCATACCAGCGGGTTGACCTTTTTAGGGATGTCATAGATCCAGGCCTCGCCGCCTTCTCTCAGGACGCGGTATAACTCATCGAGGGCCTTACCGGGCTCCCTCCAGTGGTGGAACGAGAGGGTGCTTATCGCCAGGTCGAACTCCCGGTCCCCGAAAGGCAGGTCGTCGGCGCTGCCCGCCCTGAAGTCGACGTTAGTGACGCCCCTCTTCGCGGCCAGGGCCGGGGCGATCTTCACCATGTCCGCAGAGAGGTCCAGGCCCGTGACGTGGACGTACTTGTTCTTAGATGCTATGGCGATGGGCAGCCTCCCGGGGCCTGTGCCCACGTCAAGGATGCGGCCGGCGGGCAGGCGCTCCAGCACCTGGGCGGCGACGCTATCGTAATAGTCCCTGACCATGCGGGACGACGTGATCCAGGAGTAAAGCCTCGACAGCGGGAAAGGTATGGCCTCGGGCTCGATACGGCCTATGAGGTCGTGCAGCGACATGGCATTTACCGCGTATGGCGGGCGCCGCAATAAAAGTTATCAGAGCAAAGCCGTGAGCAGCACGCCCAGGAGCGCGATCGCCATCGAGGCGAGCGTGGTCTTACGGGCTTTCCCTATGGTCCTGACGTCGTGGCTCTTCAGGAGCGTGTAGCACACGTAGGCAAGGATGGCCACCGAAACGAGGGCAGAGGCGCCGTAGACGGGGCTCATGTAGAACTTCGTGTTCTGCATTAAAAGGGGCAGGGGCGACAGGAGCATGCCCAAAACATAGAGCGCCACGGCCATGTATTTGGCCCGGTCGGGGCCCCAGGTGCGCGCCACGGTCCGGACGTCACGGAGGGCGTCGCCCTCCATGTCCATGATCCCCTTCATGATCTCCCGGCCCAGCCCGACCACGAACGCGATGGCCGCGATGGCGTACAGGGCGAGGTTGTTATTGGCGAAGAGCATGCTGCCGAATATGAAGGGGGCAGCCATTGTGAAACTGATATAGACGTTACCCCAGATGCCGTACTCCTTGAGCCTGGCGTTATAGAGCGCGCCGAAGAGGACGAGGAATATGAGCGCCAGGACCGCGCCCATGCTGCCGGTGAAGTACATGGCCACGACGCTCAGCAGGGACGTCGCAATAGCGATCCACAGGGCCTCGGCCTTCGAGACGTCCCCTCTCACGATGGGCCTGTCCGTCCGGTTATTTTTGATGTCCACTTCGACGTCGAAGTAGTCGTTAAGGGCGAAAGCGCCCATTTCAGCCAGCACGGCGCCGGCGACGCCCGCGGCCGCGATGGCCGGGTCGGGCACGCCCCCTTTGCCTATGGCGAGGGCGATGAGCACGCCCAGCCCGTAGATGAAGCCGTGTTCCAGCCTCGTCAATTCCCAGATAGCTTTTAGTCTGATGACTATTCGAGCGAGCTTGTTCGCCATAAACGTCCCCGGCAAATATTAAAGCTAAATCACGCCAATCCTATAAACGATTTTCCATGGTCCCGCTGTACGTGTACCACGCCCGCCAGGACGACCCGAAGAAGTGCTCGGCCCGCCGGATGCAGAAGTTCGGCCTGGCGACGGTATACGAGGCGGTGGATAAGCTGCCCAGGGGGGCGGTCTTGATGAGCCCGCTGGCGGAGAAGGCCATCTCGAGGGCCGACCTGCCTTATGCCCGGAGGGGCATCGTCGTGCTCGACTGCACCTGGGAGGAAGTGGAGCGCATATTCCCGAAGCTCAACTCCAGGCGGATGGAGGAGCGGGCGCTTCCTTATTTATTGGCTTCGAACCCCGTGAACTATGGTAAACCCTTTATGCTCAACAGCGCCGAGGCCTTCGTCGCAGCGCTGTATATCCTGGGGTGCGAGGAGCAAGCCCGCGAGGTGGCGGACAGGTTCAAGTGGGGGGAGACATTCCTCGCCCTGAACAGAGAGCCCCTCGACGCATACGCCTCAGCAAAAGATTCGGCAGAGGTCATCGCCGTCCAGAAAGATTTCATGCCTGGGTAACATTTAAGGCCTGACCGTCCTTATAGTACAATTAACAAGCCTTAGCTTAAGAAAGGATCCGCAAGGGGGGCGCGGAGACAGCGATGTACGGTCGGGTATGCGTATCAAACACATGTCACGGTAGCGACACTAATTTTTGGCGTCTGGAGCCTACGGGCCGGAGGTATGGCACATGGTAGGCATGCTTCCAGAAGATAAGGGCAATTTTTACGACCGTCTCCATGACTCTGTGATACTACCCTCCAGCATCGTCGAATTCTACCCGGACGCCACGCTCGTCGTCGACAACGGGGGCAGGGTCGTCGCCTGGAATAAGGCGATGGGCGAGATGACGGGCGTCCCCGCGGAGGACATGCTGGGAAAAGGAAATTACGAGTACTCCATACCGTTCTATGGCAAGCGCATGCCGATACTCGTGGACATGGTCGGGTTGCCCAGGGAGGAGGTCAGCAGCAGGTACACGAACATCATCGTGCACGGGGACACGCTTGAGGCGCTGACCATCAAGGCGAAGGTAAAAGGGCGGGACGTCGTCCTCTGGGGGACCGCGGCCAGGCTGTACGGCCTGAACGGGAAGCCGGTCGGGGCCATAGAGTCCATACGGGACGTGACCGCGCAGGATATGGTCGAAAGAAAGCTGATGGAGTCCGAGGAAAAGTACCGGACGATCATCACGTCGACGAACGATGCTATCATTACGGTGGACACGAAAGGCATTATCACCTACGTTAATCCCAGCGGAATAAAAATGATGGGCAGGCCATACGATGACATCATTGGCCGCCATTTCACCTATTTTGTCGTGGACGCCTATAAAGATCGAGCTATACAGGCGTTCAGCCAGGGGATGGTAGGGTCGCCGGTGCCGCCCCTTGAGATCGAGATGGTCGACGGGGACGGAAGGCAGGTGCCAATAGAGCTGAGCGGCGGGGCACTGCATTCGGGGAGAGTAAAGGTAGGAGCCATCGTGACCTTCCGGGACGTGAGTGAGCGCTGGAAGGCTCACGAGAGGCTGGAGCGCCGTGTCAAGGAAAGGACAGAGGAGCTGGCCCTGAGCGAGGAAAAGTTCCGCGTGCTCGCCGAGACCACGTCGTCGGCCATCTTCATCTACCAGAAGGGGCGGTTTAGGTACGTGAACCCCGCCACGTGCAGGATCACCGGCTACTCGGAAGAGGAGCTGCTGACGATGAACTTCTGGGACTGGGTCCACCCGGATTACCAGGAGCTCGTCAAGAGGAACGGCCGGGCCAGACGCCACGGCCAGCTGTCTCCGCCGCGGTACGAGATCAAGTTCGTGACCAGGGGCGGCGAGGAGCGCTGGGCCGAGCTGACGCCAGGGCTTATCGAGTACAACAAGCGCCCGGCCATCCTGGTGACGGCCGTTGACATCACGGACCGCAAGCGGACCGAGGAGGCGCTGAAGAACTCTAAAGAGAACGCCGAGATGTACCTGGACCTCATGGGCCATGACATCAACAACATGGACCAGGTGGCATTGGGATACCTGGAGATGGCCATGAAAGCGGTGCAGGAGGACGACCCCGTCTACGCTTACATAAGCCGCTCCTATGCAATGCTCCAGGAGAGCTCCAGGCTCATCGATAACCTGAGGAAGGTCCAGCAGGCCGTAGACCGGAAGCTCAGGCTTGAAGCCGTGGACCTCGGGGCGATATTATCGGAAGTTGCGGAGGAGTACTCCATCGTGCCCGGAAGGGACGTTACTATCGAGTACCGCCCCGTCGAGTGCCAGGTCATGGCCAGCCGGCTGCTCAAGGACGTGTTCTCGAACATCGTCGGCAACGCCGTCAAGCACTCCACCGGCCCCCTGAAGGTGTCCATCGGCGTCAGGCCCTGCGTGCATAACGGCGTGCGCTGTTGCGAAGTGAGCGTCGAGGATGACGGCCCCGGCATACCCGAGGGCCTGAAAGATGCTATCTTCTCCCGCATGAAGCGCGGCAGCACCAAAGCGCCCGGCAGCGGCCTTGGCCTGTATATTGTGCGGTCCCTGGTCGAAGGTTTTAACGGCCGGGTCTGGGCCGAGGACCGCGTCCCCGGAAAGCCCGGCGATGGTAGCCGTTTCGTCGTGCAGCTCCCGTCCGTTTAAGCCCCTCAAAGCAATATAAGAATGCACGAAGACTTTTTCAGCCTCAAAGCGACTCGAAGCTGGCTCAAAGCCACTCTAAGATTTTTAATATAATTAAATAACAGCGATCAATAAGCCCCTTTTTAAAAAATTTTAGTGTCACTTCAGGCAAGCTTCGAGACACTTCGTGGCTGAAACAGTCTTCGTGCATTCTTTTGAGGCTTAGAGAAGCTTAACCTCGCTCGAGGAGAGTACTTTCGGGGCGCGAGGGAAAAGATGATTTAAGATGGGGGCGTCCTTTGCGCTAATGAAAATAGCCGAGCTGGACCTGCCGACAGATATCAAGGACTTTTACGAAGCCTCAGGCATCAGGGAGCTCTACCCGCCCCAGGCGGAGGCCGTAAAAAAGGGCTTCCTGGACGGGAAGAGCCTGCTGGCGGCCATACCCACGGCCAGCGGCAAGACGCTCTTAGCCGAGATGGCCATGCTCAAGTCCATCGCCGCCGGGGGTAAAGCGCTCTATATCGTTCCTCTGAAGGCGCTGGCCTCGGAGAAGTTCGAGCGGTTCAGGCAGTTCGAGGGCCTCGGGGTCAGGGCAGGCATATCCACGGGCGACTACGACTCGAAGGACGAGTGGCTCAAGGATCGTGACATCATCGTCGCCACCTCGGAAAAGACCGACTCGCTGCTCCGGAACGGGGCCCCGTGGCTGTCGAGCCTCACCGTGGTCGTCGCCGACGAGGTACACCTCATCGATTCTGCTAACAGGGGCCCGACCCTGGAGGTCACCCTGGCCAAGCTCAA encodes:
- a CDS encoding phosphoglycerol geranylgeranyltransferase, whose amino-acid sequence is MIDWKKWRHVTKLDPDKPITPKAVAEIVDSGTDAIMVSGTQNITKENVARLAEMLKDYSIPKVLEPSGTDGLRDDMDLLFVPSVLNTDVAFWFMGAHKIWVQHFDIDWDRVVPEAYIVLNPRSAVAIVTKAKTEITPREAAAYAECADRFFHFPVVYVEYSGTFGEPSLVKSVKERLHDARLFYGGGINSREKAEEMAQHADTIVVGNAVYESGGIEKLKETIVR
- a CDS encoding UbiA family prenyltransferase, which produces MANKLARIVIRLKAIWELTRLEHGFIYGLGVLIALAIGKGGVPDPAIAAAGVAGAVLAEMGAFALNDYFDVEVDIKNNRTDRPIVRGDVSKAEALWIAIATSLLSVVAMYFTGSMGAVLALIFLVLFGALYNARLKEYGIWGNVYISFTMAAPFIFGSMLFANNNLALYAIAAIAFVVGLGREIMKGIMDMEGDALRDVRTVARTWGPDRAKYMAVALYVLGMLLSPLPLLMQNTKFYMSPVYGASALVSVAILAYVCYTLLKSHDVRTIGKARKTTLASMAIALLGVLLTALL
- a CDS encoding tripartite tricarboxylate transporter permease, producing MLELSLLLLASSVLAGIAVGAVAGLLPGVHVNNTSAILLGLAPALAALGVPALYVAVMIVASTVSQSFLDIVPSIFLGAPDEATVMAVLPGHRMLLEGRGVEAVRLSAMGSGLAIGVSLLLMAPLSLFFRHFNGPIQDYMGLILIAISGLVILSNKGTGPFAGAPERLKAVAWAAAIFLACGFLGLAAFGAEGLLSPLIHIAAPEMLLPLLSGLFGAPTLLLSLRSTPIMPPQYKSTLSLPAGDVLRGAAAGTAAGALVSWFPAVSTGVATTITGMFSKKSEADDRKYLVSVSGVNTANAVFSLVALYVIGHPRSGAVAAAQAVIGAIDFRTFMLLAFAMCLAGALSYPVTMLAGGVAAAVFAKINYGLLNTTVLAFLGAMSLTMTGFLGFAVFVLAAMLGLAPHLVNVRKTCLMGVLLVPCILYFI
- a CDS encoding DUF367 family protein; the encoded protein is MVPLYVYHARQDDPKKCSARRMQKFGLATVYEAVDKLPRGAVLMSPLAEKAISRADLPYARRGIVVLDCTWEEVERIFPKLNSRRMEERALPYLLASNPVNYGKPFMLNSAEAFVAALYILGCEEQAREVADRFKWGETFLALNREPLDAYASAKDSAEVIAVQKDFMPG
- the hisG gene encoding ATP phosphoribosyltransferase; this encodes MVRIALPNKGRIYEPIMDLFERAGLHVVDHSSRSLFAKTVDDDISLLFARARDIPEYVENGAADLGITGEDFIRESGASVETLLDIGIGKADLVLAVPDESGIGRAEQLAGKKIATEFPEVTGKFFESKGIKVHVVEVSGATEVTPHIGVADAIVDLTSSGTTLSMNHLVVIEHVLRTSQRLIASRESLERHPKKVSEIKLALESVIEAKGKRYLMMNVPATSLEEVKKKLPGLSGPTVMKVESNSPMCAVHAVVPEREIYKVVNELKSVGARDILIVPIERIVR
- a CDS encoding class I SAM-dependent methyltransferase translates to MSLHDLIGRIEPEAIPFPLSRLYSWITSSRMVRDYYDSVAAQVLERLPAGRILDVGTGPGRLPIAIASKNKYVHVTGLDLSADMVKIAPALAAKRGVTNVDFRAGSADDLPFGDREFDLAISTLSFHHWREPGKALDELYRVLREGGEAWIYDIPKKVNPLVWEDLKRRYGFFAPTFMHLHTFTEHFYDEKSLGELASGSRFKKYDIDYRLFTYRLRLYK
- a CDS encoding PAS domain-containing protein, which produces MVGMLPEDKGNFYDRLHDSVILPSSIVEFYPDATLVVDNGGRVVAWNKAMGEMTGVPAEDMLGKGNYEYSIPFYGKRMPILVDMVGLPREEVSSRYTNIIVHGDTLEALTIKAKVKGRDVVLWGTAARLYGLNGKPVGAIESIRDVTAQDMVERKLMESEEKYRTIITSTNDAIITVDTKGIITYVNPSGIKMMGRPYDDIIGRHFTYFVVDAYKDRAIQAFSQGMVGSPVPPLEIEMVDGDGRQVPIELSGGALHSGRVKVGAIVTFRDVSERWKAHERLERRVKERTEELALSEEKFRVLAETTSSAIFIYQKGRFRYVNPATCRITGYSEEELLTMNFWDWVHPDYQELVKRNGRARRHGQLSPPRYEIKFVTRGGEERWAELTPGLIEYNKRPAILVTAVDITDRKRTEEALKNSKENAEMYLDLMGHDINNMDQVALGYLEMAMKAVQEDDPVYAYISRSYAMLQESSRLIDNLRKVQQAVDRKLRLEAVDLGAILSEVAEEYSIVPGRDVTIEYRPVECQVMASRLLKDVFSNIVGNAVKHSTGPLKVSIGVRPCVHNGVRCCEVSVEDDGPGIPEGLKDAIFSRMKRGSTKAPGSGLGLYIVRSLVEGFNGRVWAEDRVPGKPGDGSRFVVQLPSV